The DNA segment CCGCTACACAAGCCGCTCAAGACACAGCTAAGAATACTGGTAAAACTGCAAAACATACTGAAAAAACTGCTAAAGCACTCCAATTAACAGCTGATGAAATTAAGAACCTTCACCGATCCGTTCAAAACGACGCTATTAAAGAATGGTCTAACAGAACGATCCATATTAATGTGACTAATAACAATAAGATCGATAAAGATGTTAATTACGGCGACTTTACTACTAACTTCGCTAACGGCTTAATCGAGACTGTTAAGAGAAATACCGCGGAGGCACTATAATGTACTATTTTTATTTAAATAATATGCAATTACCTCTTGCTCCTAAGTCATTAGATATTAATTATAACAACAAGAATGAGACCATCGATCTATTACAAACTGGGGAAGTAACGATTCCTAAGCCTATGGGTTTAACTGAATATTCCTTCGAAATCTTTCTACCGAATAGTAAGTATCCTTTTAATCAGTCTTTACTTATGAAAAGTAAGAAGGCCGAATACTACATGAATCAGTTGATCGAAATGAAGAGAGCTGGTAAGCCGATTAATTTTATCGTCGTTCGTATGAAACCGAATGGCGAAATGTTAAGTCAGCTTAATCAACGTGTAACGATCGAAGGTCTTTCACATAAAGAAAGTCATGAATATGGGTTCGATGCTTACCTCGATATCACGTTAAGAGAATGGCGTGATTATGGCACTAAGAAACTCGTAGTCGAAGAAAACAAAGATGGTACGGTTAGTACCGCCGTTAAGACAGAACGTCCTAGCGATAAAATACCAGAGAAAGAAGTTAAATCGCCTAACGGGTTTAATAAAGCCACGTTACAGCGAATCGTAAAACAACAATTCGGCGACACTAATAATTTATTTAAAATCGCCGCTTTAAATAAAATTACAGTACCTTGCTTTTTAGGTGCTAATCAAGCGTTAACTATGTACAAAGAAGGGAAAACTGAAGACTTATGGAAGAATTTAATTCAGAAGTAAAACAAGCGCCTCTTTCTATTGACTATGAGTTAACCGTACTTAAAGGTAAAGAAATTTTATTATTGGATCCTCAAGACGGGGTTACGCTCGATCGTAGCCCTGATCTGGCTCCAGCTAAATTAACGTTTAAAGTATTTAAGGATAGCTTACTCGATATACAAGAAGGCGATCTCGTTAATTTTAAGGTTAACGGTGAACTCGTATTTGTCGGCTATATCTTCGAAAAACGTCGGAATAAAGATAATTTTATTAATGTAACAGCATACGATCAATGTCGTTACTTAAGCTCTGAAGCATACTATATCTTTAACAACGAAAAGAGTGCTTCTGAGTTAATCGTAGCGTTATCGGCTGACGTCGGTATTAAGCTAGGTACCGTTACTCCGACACAACCTAAGATATCGTATGTGTTCGATGGTACGACATATCGTGATATCTTCTTAACAATATTAACGTTAACTTCTGGTCAGTCTCCTAAGATACCGATTAAGTCGACTCCGACTTTAGATCCGAGTCGTTATCGCGGTGGCTTTAGCGGCCTTAATAACGTATCGATGAGTGGTGAGAAAAAAGATCCTACAGAGCGATTAAACTCCTGGGGCAACGAAACCTCAGCTCAGTTACGTGAAGCCAATAAGAAGGATACTGATTCCGATATCGTAGCTCCGAATGGTAAATACTTCGAGAAAAACGATATTCAGTACTTAATGGATAATAAGTACACTAAAGAGCAGGCCATAGCTGAATTATCTAAAACTGATAAGTATAAGAAAAAAGAAGAGAAGCCTAAATTACGCCGACCTTTATATATCGCATATGACGATAACGGTGAATTAACTGTTAAAGAGATAAACGATATGGTAACGGATATCTTAATCGATTCCACTCAAGTAGGCGACTACGATTACATCTCTTCTATCGACAAGAATACATTTACACAGATTTTAGTAGTACGTGAAGCTAACGTTAATGATGGTGGTGTCGAAAAGAAACAGCACTGGAGAACGGGTGCAGCTTACGCTAAAGAACAGTCTAGAAAATGGGGCATACTTCAAAAAGTATTTAAACCTAAAGAAAAAGATATTAACGCTATCGATATGGCTAAGAAAGAACTTGAATTAACGGCTAAGAAAACTCATAGCTTACGTTTAAGTGACTGCTTAGGTCATACCGAGATACGACCTGGTTCTGGTGTATGGCTTAATTTCGATATCGGCGATCAAATCATTAACGAATTAGTGTACGTAGAATCTGTTACACATAAATTT comes from the Veillonella dispar genome and includes:
- a CDS encoding XkdQ/YqbQ family protein, producing MEEFNSEVKQAPLSIDYELTVLKGKEILLLDPQDGVTLDRSPDLAPAKLTFKVFKDSLLDIQEGDLVNFKVNGELVFVGYIFEKRRNKDNFINVTAYDQCRYLSSEAYYIFNNEKSASELIVALSADVGIKLGTVTPTQPKISYVFDGTTYRDIFLTILTLTSGQSPKIPIKSTPTLDPSRYRGGFSGLNNVSMSGEKKDPTERLNSWGNETSAQLREANKKDTDSDIVAPNGKYFEKNDIQYLMDNKYTKEQAIAELSKTDKYKKKEEKPKLRRPLYIAYDDNGELTVKEINDMVTDILIDSTQVGDYDYISSIDKNTFTQILVVREANVNDGGVEKKQHWRTGAAYAKEQSRKWGILQKVFKPKEKDINAIDMAKKELELTAKKTHSLRLSDCLGHTEIRPGSGVWLNFDIGDQIINELVYVESVTHKFNNHKHLMDLDIIYFDKEVPEITTEDWGDEAARKRIEELKKSKSKRSSKGGTTTGTGATSSAAVQKGLDSVLGTSSPYGDNGCVDRATLAGSYYNSMCKGAYEAGIKDVPGLKSYAEANGYAIEEYTGQANPGDILIYDEEEHVVVADGNGGCVGNSTDAGSVIQYSDVNYAYHNGVPPTHIIRTGVR